In a single window of the Nicotiana tomentosiformis chromosome 10, ASM39032v3, whole genome shotgun sequence genome:
- the LOC104088933 gene encoding uncharacterized protein isoform X3 has protein sequence MQDTQRNEIRPCESGKAKKVRGTNRCKKVAGLKVGEKLSVTFYHNRVVGKNHVSFTRHLGILVRNRNMCPLRVHSWADIEEYKLQHMWKAVTDKFDSDDINDQRDHVLKYMRKLWNNWRGSLHKNIKSKSFRDALKDVPNGVDTSDWEWLVKEHFLLEKFKEKSARNSVNRSKLSMPYRTGSKPIREIIYELGGKDGNPPDVAIIFFETRKKDRRLVEPESNEKYEAGKGRLVTISRREHTWGQDQIFEVRRTYP, from the exons ATGCAAGACACTCAGAGAAACGAAATAA GGCCATGTGAATCTGGAAAGGCAAAAAAAGTGAGAGGAACAAATAGGTGTAAAAAAGTTGCAGGACTCAAAGTTGGAGAAAAGTTGAGCGTTACTTTTTACCACAATCGGGTTGTTGGAAAGAATCATGTCTCATTTACGAGACACTTGGGTATATTGGTTCGTAATCGTAATATGTGTCCACTGCGTGTACACTCATGGGCGGACATCGAAGAATATAAGCTGCAACACATGTGGAAAGCTGTCACT GACAAATTTGATAGTGATGACATAAATGATCAACGAGATCATGTCTTGAAATATATGAGAAAGTTATGGAACAATTGGAGAGGATCACTGCACAAGAATATTAAGTCTAAGTCATTTCGTGATGCTCTAAAAGATGTGCCAAATGGGGTAGACACGAGTGATTGGGAATGGCTTGTCAAGGAGCATTTTTTATTAGAAAAATTTAAG GAAAAAAGTGCAAGAAACTCTGTCAATAGGTCTAAGTTGAGTATGCCTTATCGTACGGGTAGTAAGCCAATTAGAGAGATCATTTATGAATTG GGAGGTAAAGATGGCAATCCACCAGATGTGGCAATTATCTTTTTTGAGACTCGTAAGAAGGACAGGAGGCTTGTTGAACCTGAATCCAATGAAAAATAT GAAGCTGGCAAAGGGAGACTGGTGACAATCTCCCGCAGAGAGCATACATGGGGACAAG ATCAAATATTTGAAGTCCGAAGAACCTATCCTTGA
- the LOC104088933 gene encoding uncharacterized protein isoform X2 — MQDTQRNEIRPCESGKAKKVRGTNRCKKVAGLKVGEKLSVTFYHNRVVGKNHVSFTRHLGILVRNRNMCPLRVHSWADIEEYKLQHMWKAVTDKFDSDDINDQRDHVLKYMRKLWNNWRGSLHKNIKSKSFRDALKDVPNGVDTSDWEWLVKEHFLLEKFKEKSARNSVNRSKLSMPYRTGSKPIREIIYELGGKDGNPPDVAIIFFETRKKDRRLVEPESNEKYEAGKGRLVTISRREHTWGQGDCEYVGYACVDIYFSLILLLLVLVFVTNYDSF; from the exons ATGCAAGACACTCAGAGAAACGAAATAA GGCCATGTGAATCTGGAAAGGCAAAAAAAGTGAGAGGAACAAATAGGTGTAAAAAAGTTGCAGGACTCAAAGTTGGAGAAAAGTTGAGCGTTACTTTTTACCACAATCGGGTTGTTGGAAAGAATCATGTCTCATTTACGAGACACTTGGGTATATTGGTTCGTAATCGTAATATGTGTCCACTGCGTGTACACTCATGGGCGGACATCGAAGAATATAAGCTGCAACACATGTGGAAAGCTGTCACT GACAAATTTGATAGTGATGACATAAATGATCAACGAGATCATGTCTTGAAATATATGAGAAAGTTATGGAACAATTGGAGAGGATCACTGCACAAGAATATTAAGTCTAAGTCATTTCGTGATGCTCTAAAAGATGTGCCAAATGGGGTAGACACGAGTGATTGGGAATGGCTTGTCAAGGAGCATTTTTTATTAGAAAAATTTAAG GAAAAAAGTGCAAGAAACTCTGTCAATAGGTCTAAGTTGAGTATGCCTTATCGTACGGGTAGTAAGCCAATTAGAGAGATCATTTATGAATTG GGAGGTAAAGATGGCAATCCACCAGATGTGGCAATTATCTTTTTTGAGACTCGTAAGAAGGACAGGAGGCTTGTTGAACCTGAATCCAATGAAAAATAT GAAGCTGGCAAAGGGAGACTGGTGACAATCTCCCGCAGAGAGCATACATGGGGACAAGGTGATTGTGAATATGTTGGTTATGCATGTGTGGATATCTATTTTTCTCTTATTCTTCTACTACTTGTTCTTGTCTTTGTTACCAATTATGACTCATTCTGA
- the LOC104088933 gene encoding uncharacterized protein isoform X4 encodes MQDTQRNEIRPCESGKAKKVRGTNRCKKVAGLKVGEKLSVTFYHNRVVGKNHVSFTRHLGILVRNRNMCPLRVHSWADIEEYKLQHMWKAVTDKFDSDDINDQRDHVLKYMRKLWNNWRGSLHKNIKSKSFRDALKDVPNGVDTSDWEWLVKEHFLLEKFKEKSARNSVNRSKLSMPYRTGSKPIREIIYELGGKDGNPPDVAIIFFETRKKDRRLVEPESNEKYIKYLKSEEPILEENLEQVEVQEVYILLGMV; translated from the exons ATGCAAGACACTCAGAGAAACGAAATAA GGCCATGTGAATCTGGAAAGGCAAAAAAAGTGAGAGGAACAAATAGGTGTAAAAAAGTTGCAGGACTCAAAGTTGGAGAAAAGTTGAGCGTTACTTTTTACCACAATCGGGTTGTTGGAAAGAATCATGTCTCATTTACGAGACACTTGGGTATATTGGTTCGTAATCGTAATATGTGTCCACTGCGTGTACACTCATGGGCGGACATCGAAGAATATAAGCTGCAACACATGTGGAAAGCTGTCACT GACAAATTTGATAGTGATGACATAAATGATCAACGAGATCATGTCTTGAAATATATGAGAAAGTTATGGAACAATTGGAGAGGATCACTGCACAAGAATATTAAGTCTAAGTCATTTCGTGATGCTCTAAAAGATGTGCCAAATGGGGTAGACACGAGTGATTGGGAATGGCTTGTCAAGGAGCATTTTTTATTAGAAAAATTTAAG GAAAAAAGTGCAAGAAACTCTGTCAATAGGTCTAAGTTGAGTATGCCTTATCGTACGGGTAGTAAGCCAATTAGAGAGATCATTTATGAATTG GGAGGTAAAGATGGCAATCCACCAGATGTGGCAATTATCTTTTTTGAGACTCGTAAGAAGGACAGGAGGCTTGTTGAACCTGAATCCAATGAAAAATAT ATCAAATATTTGAAGTCCGAAGAACCTATCCTTGAAGAAAATTTAGAGCAAGTTGAAGTACAAGAGGTTTATATTTTGTTAGGGATGGTTTAA
- the LOC104088933 gene encoding uncharacterized protein isoform X5, with protein MQDTQRNEIRPCESGKAKKVRGTNRCKKVAGLKVGEKLSVTFYHNRVVGKNHVSFTRHLGILVRNRNMCPLRVHSWADIEEYKLQHMWKAVTDKFDSDDINDQRDHVLKYMRKLWNNWRGSLHKNIKSKSFRDALKDVPNGVDTSDWEWLVKEHFLLEKFKGGKDGNPPDVAIIFFETRKKDRRLVEPESNEKYEAGKGRLVTISRREHTWGQGDCEYVGYACVDIYFSLILLLLVLVFVTNYDSF; from the exons ATGCAAGACACTCAGAGAAACGAAATAA GGCCATGTGAATCTGGAAAGGCAAAAAAAGTGAGAGGAACAAATAGGTGTAAAAAAGTTGCAGGACTCAAAGTTGGAGAAAAGTTGAGCGTTACTTTTTACCACAATCGGGTTGTTGGAAAGAATCATGTCTCATTTACGAGACACTTGGGTATATTGGTTCGTAATCGTAATATGTGTCCACTGCGTGTACACTCATGGGCGGACATCGAAGAATATAAGCTGCAACACATGTGGAAAGCTGTCACT GACAAATTTGATAGTGATGACATAAATGATCAACGAGATCATGTCTTGAAATATATGAGAAAGTTATGGAACAATTGGAGAGGATCACTGCACAAGAATATTAAGTCTAAGTCATTTCGTGATGCTCTAAAAGATGTGCCAAATGGGGTAGACACGAGTGATTGGGAATGGCTTGTCAAGGAGCATTTTTTATTAGAAAAATTTAAG GGAGGTAAAGATGGCAATCCACCAGATGTGGCAATTATCTTTTTTGAGACTCGTAAGAAGGACAGGAGGCTTGTTGAACCTGAATCCAATGAAAAATAT GAAGCTGGCAAAGGGAGACTGGTGACAATCTCCCGCAGAGAGCATACATGGGGACAAGGTGATTGTGAATATGTTGGTTATGCATGTGTGGATATCTATTTTTCTCTTATTCTTCTACTACTTGTTCTTGTCTTTGTTACCAATTATGACTCATTCTGA